The genomic interval ACGAATCAAAAGAGTTTAGAATTAGAAAAATCATCTGTAAATATTTTCCCTGTAATGATCATCCTAAAAGCTGATCGAAACCAGCTGTAAAAGAAAGCATAAATAAATGGATTAAACATTGAATTTGACCATCCAAGCCACTTAAATGTTTGAAGCACATTAATTGGTATTGTATAATTGCTCAAAGGATAAAAGCTGATGCAAAAAAAGTAAGGACTCCAACTCATGAGAAAACTTCCTACCACAATAGCCAGAGTTTTAGTCGCCTTTCTCTCCATTTTACTGACATTTGCACCAGATTTATCCATGTTTAGGATGCTGCGTGCCTGTTTATGTGCTACCATCAAAATCTTTAGGTAGATAGAAGACATTGTTACAGCTGGGAGGCCAAATGCaaaaacagcagccacaacTATTGTATTCTGTGTTTGAACTTGAATTGAagcacatttgttgtttttgtgtcctttttctGGAGCCTTTAATGAGAGAATAATTCCATTTAGAGTGCCAATAGTCCAGCACACCATGATCATGATCCAAACGACACGGACATTTATTTTAGTTCTGTATCTCAGAGGCTGACACACTGCGTAATATCTGTCAACAGAAATGCACCACACGTTCCAAATGGAAGAATTGCACATTAACACATCTAAACTGCCTCGCACTTTACAAAGTAAATCTTCAAGACGCCAATATGAGCTCACAAAAAGCACAACACTGAAAGGCATAACTAAAAGTCCAACGAGCAGgtcagccacagccagagagagcatCAGGAAGTTTGTAGGAGTGTGGAGCTGTTTGAAGTAAGCAATAGACATTATTACAAGTAGGTTTCCAAACGTTATGAGAACTGACAAAGAGccagcaaaaatacaaaaaagataTGAAATAGTCACTGCAGTTATGTCAGGCACATTTGCTGATTGATTGAAAAGAAACTGCTCTGCAACATCTGAAGACTCCATGCTTAAATTATCATTTATCAGTATAAAAAGTGACTAACATACAACAGTGTTAAGTCTCTGTTTCCTGCTTTCCTCTTAATCCTAGTTTGAACATATGTCATGAAACATGTCTCCATTCTCCCTGCTGGTGAGGAGAAGGTGAGAATTATAAATAATGTTCAAGCTAATTAGCATATTCAAGTCAAGAAAGGTGTGTGTAAAGTAGGTCATTATACTGAATATTTAGTGTTTAGTAATAGTCATAGACTATTATGACTTAAAGTCAGAAAACCCACCAATCTGTGTTAAATCAAGGTATTTGGGCTCTAAAGGGGCCTGAACTactgtctttcattttaaacagctCCTTTTACTATGATATACTGGCCGCTTTATTAGGTATATCTGTTCAAGTGTTTGTCTGTCTAACCAGCCAACCTCACGGCAGCAACTCAATTCATTTAGGCATGTTAATATGGTTGTGACGACCTCCTGATGTTCCAACCAAGCATCAGAATTTCTTAGACGGTTGATATAGTGACTTATTTTGCATGTTTGTTGGTGCCATAGAAGcaggtgtttgaccagagaatggtcaaaacaagacaacatttTCACTCAGCAGCAGTACTCTGGGCAAAAAGATCCCAGATGTTAGAGAAAATTAGACTAAATTCTGACTTATTTGAACAATGTAAAGGCGGGAGCAGTATGGATTCCAGGAGCAAACTCACAACAGTAATTTAAATAACCACTTACAACCAGGGAAAACCATCTCTGACCACACAACATATTGAGCATTGGAAATGATGAGCTACAACAACATAGGACCACATTCCTTCCACTGGAACTTGCCAGACTCAGACCCAAGTTCCACGTTCTCCAATTGGGACATTCCATCAAATTCTGTccttataaaatataaaaccatTGGATATTGTTTGTGTTTCGCCACTTTctgactttttgacttttttttcaaatcagcaTAAGGGTTTATGCCTGGCTTTAATATCTAATTTTACCTCTGATTATTATCCACAGAATCAAAAGCTAGTGTTGTTGTATACTaaggttgccatgatgttgtTGTCACCTCTTTATAACATTTTGTAGCATAACacacatggagaccaaaccctGGTTTTAATGAGGAAGAACCTAATTTATGAGGAACTGTAGTTTTAAGTGTAGGTTTAAGATTTcaatgtggttaggttaaagtcaGGATTAGGCATTgactggttagggttaaggtttgggataaGGGTTAAGGGATAATAAACCTGCAGCAGGTAGCTAATGTTATTGGGGGCACACCGCACAGTTTGGAGACAGAGCACAGGAATAACAGGATGGAAGAAGGCAAACACTGCACTCAGATTCTCAAAGCTGGAAAATGTGATCACCCAGCCAAAGTCAAACGAGCAGAGCCAGCTGTTTTCATTGTGAGGAAGCAGGGCACATCATGATAGAGTGTTCAAGGTCACCTTGCCCAACAAGCAACCACAAGCCCAGAGATCTAGAGAGATCTTCTGACAAAGAGGACCCACTGCCCACCCCTAGGCTGGGCCACACAACAAAAAGAGGCCCCAGCTTGTATTGATATAAAATTGAATGAAGTTGTTCTTAGAAACCagaagccaaaaaaaatcaccttgGATATCTTTGTTGGCAAAATTCATGACTCTTTTCTTCCGGGCCTAGATGCAAAGCAAGCTGCTGATGTGAGTGTTGTTGCTGGTCGCCAGGTGTATGTTGACAATGGGACAATATCTACCCATCACTCAATGGAGGCAACAGGGAGGACTATGCTGTGGCATTCATTACCAGATATGGCCTTTATGAGTACACCAGGATACCATTTGGCCTCTGAAATGTACCTGGCACATTTCAGAGCTGGCCCTTaggattgttttcttttacttggATGATATTAATATCCTGGGCAGAAGGGTCGAAGAGAACTTGCAACGCTTGGCTGATGTCCTTGAACACCTCCAAATTTATAGGTAGAAGTTTAAACCCAACAGGTGCCAACTATTAAGAGACAAGGTTCTCTTCCTGGGACATGAGGTCAGTGGAGAAGGAATAAGTCCCAACCCAGCACTGATAGATGATGTGCAGGAATGGCACCCACAACTGCTCAGCAGTtacaagtttttattttgttagacCGGCGTTTTGTTACTGCCTTTGCAGAGCTTGCTAGTCCACTTAACAACCTTCAAGTCAGCTGTGTTTGATTGGGGTAAGACCCAGCAGGAAGCTTTCCTGCTTGCTACCCAAAGAGAAATTGACTGCTGTCCCAATCCTGGCTTATCCAGCATCCAGAGGGCAGTATGTATTGGACACTGATGCCTCCAACCACAGCATTGGTGCAGTGCTATCGCAGACTCAGAGAAAGTCATGCCATAGCCATCAGAGATACTGTGTGACAAGATGGGTGCTGCAAGATATTGTCAGATACAAAAGGCAGTTCCGCCATCTTCTCCTTGGCAGAAAGTTCGAATGGACCACAGCAGCCTAACTTGGctctttcattttaaacatccAGAAGGCCAGCTTGTTCAGTGGCTTGAAGAACTTGATTTTGAAATAGTCTCACACAAAAAGCCAAGATACaaagactttttaaatgttattgactCTTTTGATTTTTCCCAACACTTCAATGGTCCTATACAGCAGGGTGGACACACACTAGATCTGGTTTTATCATATGGATTGGACATTTTTAATATCCAGATATATGATGCTGTGTTCTCTGATCACATgcctgttttatttgattttaactTGCCTTATCTTAATTGTAAACTGTCAGCTCCTGCTCGCATGTCTTGTATTATTAAGCCCTCCACCTCCACGTCATGTGGTGCAACATTGTCTGATTTGAACTCTATTACTACCTTGGACACAGAAAAGTTCACTTCTGTCCTTCCCTCTACCTGTGCCAGCGCTAGTGATACTGTTGCTCCATAAAAAAGTATGCGTCCCAGATCCAGGCCGTGGGTCAGTGACGTCACCCATGCAGCAGGAGAGCTGAGCGCAGGTGGAAAACAGAAAAGCTGGTTGTGTCTTATCAAATCTTAAAGGACAGTTGGAAAACTTATAAAAAGATTGAAGctgaaaaaactaaatatttctCTGATATAATATCCAATAATCTGAACAAACCTAAAGTCCTTTTTAAAactattgatttgattttaaaccCCACCCAATCCACTAGCCAGGAAGCCTAAATTGAGGTCTGTGAGAATCTTCTCCATTACTTTATTAATAAGGTTTCCAACATGAGAGCCAATATTTCACCCCCCTCCTTTGACCCCTCCATAAATTACACTTCCACAGCTTCCCTGAGTCATTTTAAAGAAGCCTATCAAGAAAGTTGACTGACGCAAGTGTGACACTGACCAAATTCACTTCCCCTTTCTCACTCAATGTCCATTCTATTATGACTGAAGAGCATGATTACACTGATGGTATaggattttaatgtaattatgttATAAGTTCACTGTAAGTTACCCCGGGCACTCTGCTTGAAGGGTCAAGGGTCATTATGCAACATTCAGTAAAAACACAAGGACCTTATGATGGGacctttattattttgttgaagAAGGACCATCaccaaaaatcagaaaagactGCCATAATTATCTAAAGCCCAATCACACATTCATTACAATCTTTCAAAGTCACAAACAAaagtaattatgttttttttgttgatgtttttttttagctcactgATCATTTTAGTGAATCCACATAGTGAATGACAAGTTGCTTTGATTCGACACAGTATATGTCAGATTCTATATGAAGACTAATACATAATGTGTGGCcatgtataaaataataactCGAAGACGCAGTAGTGATATATATAAAACTCTTTTGCATTGTGCTTCATAAGTCTTTTGAAACTGCTTCATGAGGGCAACCTGCATGTGCACTAATATACTTTAGAAGggataatatactgtataaaagtCAGTTCAAAGTCTTACTCAACATTTCGTAAATATCCCTTATTCATAATTAATCTCATGAGTATTTCCATTAGTGTctaattttatatattttttttttttttaaaaagaaattagaCACTAGAGAGTACAGACACtggtttaaacaaacaaaaacgatCATGGGTAAATTAAATGATTCCTTTTAATGTTGCATTGCTTTTGTGTAATATAGGACATTCCTGAGTGTGTGCAAAAGggcaaatacatatacagtaaaagagATACATATGAACTTTACAGATACATTAACCCATCAGAATGTTGAAGACAGACGTCACATTACATATTATGAAAGTTTTACATACACCATATTGCAAAATGCTATTGCATAGTCAACatttgtacataaatatataaaatgtcagacatgTCGTATTCATCTATATTGCCAAACCTGATTACTCACATGGCAGTGAATCAAAAGAGTTTAGAATTAGAAATGTCATCTGTAAATATTTTCCCTGTAATGATCATCCTGAAAGCTGATCGAaaccagctgtaaaaaaaagcataaacaaATGGATTAAACATTGAATTTGACCATCCAAGCCACTTAAATGACTGAAGTACATGAAGTGGTATTGCATAATTGCTCAAAGGATGAAAGCTGATAGACAGAAAGTAAGGCGTCCAACTCATGAGAAAAACCCCCACCACAATAGCGAGAGTTTTTGTCGCCTTTCTCTCCATTTTACTGACATTTGCATTAGATTTATCCATGCTAACAATGATACGTGCCTGTTTCTGTGCCACCATCAAAATCTTAAGGTAGATTGAAAACATTGTTACAGCTGGGAAGCCAAACGTAAACAGAACAGATGCACATACTGTAATACTCTCTGATTTAGCTTGAAATGCAGCACACTTATTTTCTTGTCCTTTGTCCGGGGCcattaaagtgaaaataattCCATTTAGAGTGGAAATAGTCCAGGACACCAGAATCATGATCCAAACGACACGGACATTTATTTTAGTTCTGTATCTCAGAGGCTGACACACTGCGTAATATCTGTCAAGAGAAATGCAGCACAAGCTCCAAATGGAAGAAGTGACCAATATCACATCTAAACTGCCTCGTACCTTACAAAGTAAACCATGCAGATGCTGATATGAGCTGACAAAGAGCATGACACTGAAAGGCAAGATGAAAAGTCCAACTAGCAGgtcagccacagccagagagagcatCAAGTAGTTTGTAGGAGTGTGGAGCTGTTTGAAGTAAGCTATAGAGATTATTACAAGTAGGTTTCCAAACATTATGAGAACTGACAAAAAACTACCAAAAATACATAATAGATACGAAATAGTAACTGCAGTTACGTCAGGCACATTTGCTGATTCATTAAAAAGAGGCTGATCTCCAACAACAGCTGAAGAATCCATGCTTAAATTATCATTAATACCTAATAACTCAATAACCTACCAAATATTAAGACGGATACACATAAAGCCACATCGTCATGCAGTATTACCAACCAAgttttctgtatgtttcatGCCATTCTCTTAATCCTGGTTTGTGCATATGTTGTGAAAGGTGTCTCCAAATTTCTCTGCTGGTGAGCAGAATGTCAGGATTATAAATAATGTTCAAGCACATTAGCATATTCAAGTCAAGAAAGGTGTGTGTAAAGTCATCGTTCTAAATTATAGACCTAAGGTCATCCCCCACCCTGTGTTGCGTAAATCCCATTCAATTccatttcttattatttttaatattcggattattacattttaacttAATATGTGGTTGTTATATGTTCTGTCCACTGGGCCATGCAGTCCACTCTATGCTGTTAATATAATTAGCCATGTTGTCCATGGTGATGGAGAACACTGACTCACAATTCACGATCTATTCCCGAGTGCATCTGGCAATATATCCATGAAATGTGCGGTGACTGTTGCGTATTCATATGATCTTCAACTCACGAAATTCGTTCCAACATATATGGAGAAGAAGGGTTATTTAAAGCATAACTAAACCCTTGAATCAACTTATTACGTTGGAAACCATTGTACATGGGTGTATTGTAATTGGGCCTGTCACAGGCTAGCTCCATGTGGAATAGAGATGCAGCACAGTAGTGTGCGTGTCCCACCCGACAATGGCTTCAGGAAGTCTAACGAAGAAAATACCCCTAGAGTCAGAGAGAGCGGGGTGGAAGATGACTCCACGGCAGACAGCACGGCAATCGACCCAGGAGTGAATCGGACAATGAGTTTGACGATCAGCACTTTACCTGAGAGGGCAATACCTGCTCCAGAAAAAACTCTCCAGTGTTGCACATGTGGCTGGGAAAAGGTTACATCTAATGAAGGCCCGAGGATACACCAAGGCAGGAAGTGTTTGAAGAGAGTGAAACAGGGATCTtgcaacaacaactacttcCTAAGACACTCATCGAGTCAGGCGAGTGAACCTCAGTGGGTGGACGAATGCCACAGTCCACAGAACATCAATCCCCTGCCAcaccggaggaggaggaatagcAGCCCAGGAATGGCACAGCAGCCCACCACGAGCCAAGCCCACAACAACATGCAACAAAGACTAAGATCCAGGACAGGAGGCCACCCATATACATCGGTGCAGAAAGCTGGGATTCCAGGCTTTCCAGGCTCTGTGAACACACATGTATGATATGCCACAAAATCCGAGCCGCAAAAAGGGACGGAAGAGACCTCCATGTCATTTTCCACGATCTAGCCTTTGGCTGTGTTGCACATAACCTCTTTGGACGTCATTCAGCTACTTCAGGGTTCCAGAGGTTATGACCACCCTACTTCCATGATGTGCAGCTATGTATAACAACAGCAGAGTACACTACAGCTTGGCAACACCTAGAAGTGGGCATCATGGCAGGTTGCACCATCTCCCCGCTAGCCTTCACCATGGAGGTCTTCATCTGTGCATCCTGGCGGGTGGTGGGAGGAGAGCAACTACAGCCAGGCCTGCGGCTCACTCCCATCAAGTCATACATGGACGATATGACCACCCTCACTCCAACTCTTCCATGCATGAGGTGGATGCTGACAAAGTTGCTGGAGAACATCAAGTGGGCCCGGATGAAGCTCAAACCGAGCAAGTCCAGGAGCTTGTCAGTTGTGAAAGGAAAGCTGTCACACCAATGCTTCTACATCGGTGAGGAGCCTTTTCTAACTGTGGCAGAGAAGCTAATCAAGATCCTTGAACGTTGGTACAATGACACCTTGAGGGATATAGACCAAGTGGGAGAGCTCAGGCAGGACACCACCAGCGGCCTTGTATAAACAAGACCATGCTCCCTGGCAGGCTGAAGCTATGCTGCCTTCAGTTTGGTGTCCTATCTTGACTGAGGCCCCTGACCGTCTATGAGGTGCCAATCTCAAAGACTGACAAACTTGAAAGACTGATCAGTTCATTAGTCAGGAAATGGCTAGGCCTTCCCAGGTGCCTCAGCAACATGGGGCTCTGTGGGAAAGGGATCCTGGACCTTCCTGTGTCCAGCCTCACAGAGGAGTATAAGACCACCAAAGTGAGACTGGAGATGATGCTGACAGACTCCCGCAACCTGTGTGTAACTAAAACTGCTCCCACCCTGGCGACTGGGAGGAAGTGGACTCTAGCTGCAAGAGCTGGCCAAATCAGCCCTCACACACTGGGTCATTTTTGGCCATGTGCAAAAAGGGATAGGAGGCCTTGGCCTCAGGGAGAGCAATCCATCCTGGTACAAGGCAACTCCAGTTCAGCGACGTGGTCTGGTGGTTGAGGAGATGCACTGGCAAGAACAGGCTACAAGGTGCACAAAGCCTGTCTCACAAGGAAGGCAAGGACAGTGGATAAACTGGGAATACATTCAGAAGCAAAAGATCTCTTGGAAGGAGTTATGCCATATGGAAGCATTTCAAACCAGCTTCATCATACGTGCCACTTATGACATCCTACCATCTCCTCAGAATCTCAGCCACTGGTATGGAGAAGATCCGACATGCCCCCTCTGATACACCCGGCGGCACAATCAGGTGTTGATGTGTCTGTCAGCTGTGCTGGAGAGTAGACGGTGGTCTATCAATGCCCTCCCTCCACTGTCCTCTCATCCTACCTCCTCAGGAAAGTTTGTCCACAAAGGGGAGAAGCCAACAGAGGCCCACATGCCAACAGTAGAGGCCAAGCAGCTGGGTGTAGCACGAGACTGGAGGCTCTTCGCCGACCTGGAGCAGAGACCCTACTTCACAATGGAAATTGCCTCCACCAACCTCAGACCTGACCTTGTGCTCTGCATCATAGAGCTCACAGTGCCCTGGGAGGATGCTGTGGGTGAGGCCAGTGAGCGCAAGTGAATGAGGTACACTGAGTTGGCAGCTGATGCAGAGTAACAGGTTGGACAGCCACAGTTTGCCCTGTTGATGTTGGCTATAGAGGATACTTGGGCTACTCAACCACAAGGCCCCTCAAGGTCATGGGAATCTCTGGGACCAAACGATCACGTCACATAGTTTCTTGCGGCCATTAATATCCTGTGACACCCAAGATTTGTATCCACCTGCTCCATCTGCACTTGCAGGAAGTTGTTCCCCCTCCCATTCCCAGTCATTCATTGTACAACCAAGAATAAAGGGGTGCTCAGCTCTCCTGAATAAGGCACAAGCTCCCCTGAAAGTCTACTTTGAGACACTGAGGGGGGAGCTCTGAAACATCGCCCATTTTTTTGTTACAGGTTATAGACTTTTCTGTAAAATCCAGTTCCAGAAATTCTGTAAATAACCTAATTATAGTAAAACATATCAGTATGTGTTAATTCACTCATTACATACCAATTTCAGAACATTTGTCTATGTGTCCACTAATAAACCTAATGGTTTTCCTGCTGTTGCCACCAGTGCATGGTGGCGCTTGACTGAAATCACCAAATGTTACATTCTATTTCAAACTGTGTAGGTCACGCTAACGGACACACAGGTGCCTGCTTTGTTAGACAGTAAGGGACTGACAGGAAAGTGACGtgatgtgtgtgggagagactcacacattattgtttttttttccattgtacTCTGCAAATGACCACGCTGCCACACACTTCCTTTTGTGCCTGCATGTGATATGTTTAGTAGCGGTGCCACCAGAAAATAGAGCTCTCTGGTGGCTCTCTCCATCAAATAATAAACTGCAGacacaacattaacattcaTAAAAAATCTTCT from Solea solea chromosome 17, fSolSol10.1, whole genome shotgun sequence carries:
- the LOC131444016 gene encoding trace amine-associated receptor 1-like is translated as MESSDVAEQFLFNQSANVPDITAVTISYLFCIFAGSLSVLITFGNLLVIMSIAYFKQLHTPTNFLMLSLAVADLLVGLLVMPFSVVLFVSSYWRLEDLLCKVRGSLDVLMCNSSIWNVWCISVDRYYAVCQPLRYRTKINVRVVWIMIMVCWTIGTLNGIILSLKAPEKGHKNNKCASIQVQTQNTIVVAAVFAFGLPAVTMSSIYLKILMVAHKQARSILNMDKSGANVSKMERKATKTLAIVVGSFLMSWSPYFFCISFYPLSNYTIPINVLQTFKWLGWSNSMFNPFIYAFFYSWFRSAFRMIITGKIFTDDFSNSKLF
- the LOC131444017 gene encoding trace amine-associated receptor 1-like: MDSSAVVGDQPLFNESANVPDVTAVTISYLLCIFGSFLSVLIMFGNLLVIISIAYFKQLHTPTNYLMLSLAVADLLVGLFILPFSVMLFVSSYQHLHGLLCKVRGSLDVILVTSSIWSLCCISLDRYYAVCQPLRYRTKINVRVVWIMILVSWTISTLNGIIFTLMAPDKGQENKCAAFQAKSESITVCASVLFTFGFPAVTMFSIYLKILMVAQKQARIIVSMDKSNANVSKMERKATKTLAIVVGVFLMSWTPYFLSISFHPLSNYAIPLHVLQSFKWLGWSNSMFNPFVYAFFYSWFRSAFRMIITGKIFTDDISNSKLF